One Tripterygium wilfordii isolate XIE 37 chromosome 10, ASM1340144v1, whole genome shotgun sequence DNA segment encodes these proteins:
- the LOC120007768 gene encoding probable WRKY transcription factor 21, giving the protein MEEVEEANRSAVESSHKVLSLLSLPQDQVQYRNLMLETGEAVFRFKKVVSLLNTGLGHARVRKLKQLPNSCPKSILLDYQQNRTDNPSKTLQLLQSSFQENPLEGLGSNAKNSLYMGNPTLELSSNGKSLLQLAQQTTSSSQYNLLQQQQQLQQRLQLHQQQLKQQAEMMFRRSNSGINLNFDSSNCTPTMSSTRSFISSLSIDGSVANMDGSAFHLMESHRASDQNTQQYKRKCSGKGDDGSVKCGSSSRCHCSKKRKHRVKRSIKVPAISNKLADIPPDEYSWRKYGQKPIKGSPHPRGYYKCSSMRGCPARKHVERCLEDPSMLIVTYEGEHNHPRIPSQSATT; this is encoded by the exons ATGGAAGAGGTTGAAGAAGCTAACAGGTCAGCTGTGGAGAGCTCCCACAAAGTGTTAAGTCTGTTGAGTTTGCCCCAAGATCAGGTTCAGTATAGAAATCTAATGCTGGAAACTGGAGAGGCTGTGTTTAGGTTTAAGAAGGTTGTTTCTCTTCTCAATACTGGTTTAGGTCATGCAAGAGTCAGAAAGCTCAAGCAGTTACCAAACTCATGTCCCAAGAGTATTCTTTTAGATTATCAACAGAATAGAACAGACAATCCATCCAAAACTCTGCAGTTACTTCAGTCTAGTTTTCAAGAGAACCCACTTGAGGGATTAGGCTCAAATGCTAAGAACTCTCTGTATATGGGAAACCCAACTTTGGAATTGAGCTCAAATGGGAAAAGTCTTCTGCAGCTTGCTCAACAGACAACATCATCATCACAGTATAACTTGCTCCAACAGCAGCAACAGCTACAGCAAAGGTTGCAACTTCACCAGCAGCAGCTGAAACAACAAGCTGAGATGATGTTTCGTAGGAGCAACAGTGGTATAAACCTGAATTTTGATAGTTCTAACTGCACACCCACAATGTCATCCACTAGGTCCTTCATATCTTCCTTAAGCATAGATGGTAGTGTGGCTAATATGGATGGAAGTGCCTTCCACTTGATGGAGTCTCATCGTGCCTCTGACCAAAATACACAGCAATACAAGAGGAAGTGTTCTGGAAAGGGAGACGATGGAAGCGTGAAATGCGGAAGCAGCAGTAGATGTCACTGCTCAAAGAAGAG GAAACATCGGGTGAAAAGATCAATCAAGGTTCCTGCTATCAGCAACAAGCTTGCCGATATCCCTCCTGATGAATATTCGTGGAGAAAATACGGTCAGAAGCCCATAAAGGGTTCTCCTCACCCTAG GGGATATTATAAATGTAGCAGCATGAGAGGTTGTCCTGCAAGGAAGCATGTGGAGCGGTGCTTGGAAGACCCGTCCATGCTTATTGTGACCTACGAAGGGGAGCATAACCATCCAAGAATACCATCACAGTCTGCAACAACATAA